From Candidatus Neomarinimicrobiota bacterium, the proteins below share one genomic window:
- a CDS encoding ABC transporter permease codes for MNTVRLIYRKEMSAYFNSAVAYITLIIFLLINGWFFTSSFFLVGQSDLRILFNSVPLVFIFFIPAITMGSLARENHAGTMEFLTTLPVDDYQIVLGKFFSAVALIGVGLLFTLPHFITLLFVGTSPDIGAILCGYLGLLLVGAMYASIGMFGSAVSNNQITSFLLSFIIIFALYLFDKILIFVPPFLSGILQFLSTDYHFSNISRGVIDSRNIIYFLSVIFFFLTLSVRVLEIRKWR; via the coding sequence ATGAATACTGTCCGATTGATATACCGTAAAGAAATGAGTGCGTATTTCAACAGTGCCGTTGCCTATATCACGTTGATCATTTTTCTCCTGATCAATGGGTGGTTTTTTACCAGTTCATTTTTTCTTGTGGGCCAGTCAGATCTGAGAATTTTATTCAATTCTGTACCACTGGTTTTTATCTTTTTCATACCGGCCATTACCATGGGATCACTGGCCCGGGAAAATCATGCCGGAACGATGGAATTTTTAACCACGTTGCCGGTGGATGATTACCAGATTGTGCTCGGGAAGTTTTTCTCTGCCGTGGCATTGATTGGGGTTGGACTCCTTTTCACCCTTCCTCATTTTATCACCCTCCTTTTTGTGGGAACCAGCCCGGATATCGGAGCCATTCTGTGCGGGTATTTGGGGCTCTTGTTGGTAGGGGCCATGTATGCTTCTATCGGGATGTTTGGAAGTGCCGTGTCCAATAACCAGATTACGTCTTTTCTTTTGAGTTTTATTATCATTTTTGCCCTTTATCTTTTTGATAAAATCCTCATTTTTGTCCCCCCCTTTCTCAGCGGCATCCTGCAGTTTCTCAGCACTGACTACCATTTCAGCAATATCAGCAGAGGTGTCATCGATTCAAGGAATATCATCTATTTCCTTTCGGTTATCTTCTTTTTCCTGACACTCTCTGTCAGAGTCCTTGAAATTCGGAAATGGAGGTAA